One genomic segment of Gemmatimonadota bacterium includes these proteins:
- a CDS encoding FkbM family methyltransferase, whose amino-acid sequence MNRDLILDVGAHRGEDAAFYLRKGFRVVAVEADPDLAAACRTALAEHIAAGRCTVVEGAIVSPALVAAGARTVRFYRNVANSVWGTVEPSWAERNARLGAASVPIDVPALDFADVLRAHGIPRYLKIDIEGADLHCVEALRAFSARPDYVSLEIDKTSLARMRREVETLHALGYDAFQLVEQSSVPQQVPPSPAREGTFAAQRFAEGATGLFGAELPGAWESFDAVERRLRAVRLGYHLLGDDGLMHRWRFRGRGRIQRATAGVLRAFTGGAVPGWHDLHARHAQVEPHGR is encoded by the coding sequence GTGAACCGCGACCTGATCCTCGACGTCGGGGCGCATCGCGGCGAGGACGCCGCCTTCTACCTGCGAAAGGGATTCCGCGTCGTCGCCGTCGAAGCCGATCCCGATCTCGCCGCGGCCTGCCGGACCGCGCTCGCCGAGCACATCGCCGCGGGACGCTGCACCGTCGTCGAGGGCGCGATCGTGAGTCCGGCGCTCGTCGCCGCCGGCGCGCGAACGGTGCGCTTCTACCGGAACGTCGCCAACTCGGTCTGGGGGACGGTCGAGCCGTCGTGGGCCGAGCGCAACGCGCGGCTCGGCGCGGCGAGCGTCCCCATCGACGTTCCCGCGCTCGACTTCGCGGACGTCCTGCGCGCTCATGGCATCCCGCGCTACCTCAAGATCGACATCGAGGGCGCCGACCTGCACTGCGTCGAGGCATTGCGCGCGTTCAGTGCGCGGCCGGATTACGTGAGCCTGGAGATCGACAAGACGAGCCTCGCGCGCATGCGGCGCGAGGTGGAGACGCTGCACGCCCTCGGGTACGATGCGTTCCAGCTCGTGGAGCAGTCGTCGGTGCCGCAGCAGGTGCCGCCGTCCCCCGCGCGCGAGGGCACGTTCGCGGCGCAGCGCTTCGCCGAAGGGGCGACCGGTCTCTTCGGCGCGGAACTGCCCGGCGCATGGGAGTCGTTCGACGCCGTCGAGCGCCGCCTCCGCGCGGTGCGGCTCGGCTACCATCTTCTCGGCGATGACGGCCTGATGCATCGCTGGCGGTTCCGCGGCCGCGGCCGGATCCAGCGCGCCACGGCGGGGGTGCTGCGTGCGTTCACCGGCGGCGCGGTCCCGGGGTGGCATGACCTGCACGCGCGTCACGCGCAGGTCGAGCCGCACGGCCGCTGA